Part of the Clostridium sporogenes genome, TTGCTGCTCCTATTGCTTGAACTATTCTTGAAAATATCAAAAAGTTAAGTGTGGTTGATATTCCACATAATAAAGATCCCAAAACAAATATTATAAATCCATATTTAAATACACTTGTTTTTCCTTTTATATCTCCTAGTCTTCCAAAGAAAAGTATAGTTGCAGAAATTACTATAAGATAACTTGTAACAACCTGTTGGATACCTGCCATAGATGTATAAAGTTCTTTTGCCATAACTGGTAAAGCTACATTTACTATGCTACTATCAAGACATGCCATAAACGGTGACATAACTACTATAGCAAGTATTATCCAATTATTTTTATATGTATTAGTTTCTTCTTTAGTTCTATTAACCATATGTAGTTTTCCTCCTCTTTAGTTCTATTAGTTTTTAGCTTTAGACTCCTTAATATTCATATACATATTTTTTAGTAAACATTCTGCATTTTCTTTCTCTTCCTCTGTTAAGCCATTAGTTATTATATGTAACCAACCATCTGAGGCTTTCCTAATTTCTGGAACAACAGCCTTAGCCTTTTCTGTAAGATATAATTTATATGCTCTTGCATCTTTACTATTTATAATTTTTTCTACATATCCAAGTTCTATAAGCTTTTTTATAGCTCTAGCAGAAAGAGCCTTATCTACTTTTACATACTCACTTAAAGCATTTTGATTTATGCCTTCATTGTCATATAATGCCAAAATAAAAGGATATGTTCCTGAACTTAACTCATACTTCTTTAAGGCTTCATCTAAATAACCTTGCGACGCTCTATCTATCATTGCTATATATTTGTTTAAAAGATTTCTTTTTTTCATGTATACTCCCCCTATAGTTGACTTATCAACCGTTTTTCAATATATCACAATATAGTTGATTAGTCAACTATATCTAAGATGAAATTTTTGTACTTTTATATACAATTTATTTACATTCTCTTATAATTTAAAAACCTGCATCTAAAATTAAGATGCAGGTAATTTTATTCTTTAAAATGGCTCGAATCCTTGCTCACTCCACCATTCTTCCATTAATGTTTCATATTCTTTATAAAATTGTTCTAAGTGACTTTGTTCCCACTTAGCTAATTCTTCATATATTACTTTAGCCTCTTGAACTTCTGTATCTTTAACAGCCTTTTTATAAAAGTCTACAGACTCTCTTTCCATTTGAATCCCTATACCAAATACTGACACTGCTTTTGAAGCACCTTCCCTATCTAAATTTCCCCAAGCAAATATCTTTGGTGAAGCTACTTGAATCTCTTTTAAGTCTATGCTATCCATTTTATTATCTTTTAGTTTAGTGAATAAATCTTTTAACCATTTCACATGTTTTAATTCTTCTTCTGCCAATTCTAGGAATGCTTTTTTAGCCTCTTCTGAATTTGTATCTTTTGACACCATTTTATAAAATTCATAACCTTCATTTTCATTTATTATAGCCTGCTTAATAGTCTTTAATTCTTCCTTATTCATAATTTTACCTCCTATATTTATAGTAAGTTCTGTGAAATTATATGAACATTGATTACTCTGAGCTTTTTGAAATATAGTGGTTTTAGCACAAAAATATTACCTACCAGAAATGAGAGCAGAATCAATGAACAAATATAATGAAAAAAATATCCATCTTTGACCTATATGTAGCATATTTATAAACTACTATAAACTATTGATTTATCATACTATAATCAATAAAATCCAATAAAATATAAATCTTATATTTTTAATACCTAAAATAAATAATAGAGTAATTTTATTATTTACAAAACTATTTTTTCATAATTAATTAATGTAACCTTAATAATACACAATTCACACTCTATATTTTTTTACTTATAAAATTAATATGAATATATTATATCATATTATGTATTTATTTTTCACTAAATATTCTGAATTTTTCTATAAAATTCTACCTAGGATTTTATATGTAATAAATACCACTGTTTTTAACATAATTGAATTTTTACTGAATCATGTTTAAATTTCATTGTTAACTTTTTATTTCCGCCCAAAATAAAAAAATGACTCCTGTTAATACAGAAATCATCTTTTTTTATATTTATATTAATTTATTTCTTAATCTGTTTTGTTGAATTATTCTTTCTTCTATTGTTACTATATTTCCAATTTCCACCCTGTCTTTTAGAGGAAGGTCTTTTATTAGAATTATTTTTAGTGTTTTCCTTCTTAACTTCATCCTCATTAATATGTCTTATTTTATAAGGATGATCTTCTACTACTGGTATCTCCTTATGAATAAGTTTTTCAATAGCTTTAAGAGATTTTGTTTCTTCAATATCACAAAAAGAAATTGCAACACCTTTAGCTCCAGCTCTTCCAGTACGTCCAATTCTATGAACATAAGTTTCAGGAATATCTGGCAGATTATAATTAAATACATGAGATAGTTCATTAACATCTATACCTCTTGCTGCTATATCTGTTGCAACTAAAACTCTTATTTTACCTTCCTTAAAATTATTTAAAGCACGTTGCCTTGCATTTTGTGATTTATTGCCATGGATAGCTTCAGCTTCTATGCCTGCTTCAACAAGATCTTTTGCAATCATATTTGCTCCACGTTTTGTTGTTGAAAATACCAAAGCAGACTCTATAGATTCATCTTTAAGCAAATGTTTAAGTAGAGATCTCTTTTGCTTTTTGCGAACATGATATACTTCTTGTGTAATAGTATCTACCGTAGATGAAACTGGTGTCACTTCTACTCTTATTGGATCTTTTACAATAGAATCTACTAGCTTTGTAATTTCAGATGGCATGGTTGCAGAAAATAATAAGTTTTGCCTACCCTTAGGTAACTTTGATATTATTTTTTTAACATCATGAATCATACCCATATCTAGCATACGATCTGCCTCATCTAAAACAAAACATTCTATGTTACGTAAATCAATATACTTTTGATTAAATAAATCAAGCATTCTTCCTGGAGTCGCAATTAGTATATCCACACCTTCTCTAAGCACCTTTGTTTGAGGATTTTGTGATACTCCACCAAAAATAACTGCACTTTTAAGATTTATATATTTACCATAGCATTCAAAGCTTTCTCCTATTTGAATAGCAAGTTCTCTAGTAGGAGCTAATACCAATGCTCTAATAGTTCTAGGATTTTTATTAACCTTCTTATCCTTAGAAAGATTTTGTAATACAGGAACTGCAAAGGCTGCTGTTTTTCCAGTACCAGTTTGTGCACAACCAACCAAATCTTTTCCATCTAATATATAAGGAATAGATTTTTCTTGTATTGGGGTAGTTTTTTTATATCCTTCTTCTTTTAAAGCCTTTTGAATAGGCTTAATTATCTCTAAATTTTCAAATAACATTTTTTCTCCTTTATCTTTTGCAATTACAAATTTTAGTTTTATTTATATTATTTAAACTATTTAACAAATTACAATACACATTATTATAACATATCCTATTAACTTAATTTCAAACCATAATCTAAAATAAATTCATTAACCTGAAAGTTATTCACCATTTTGAAAAGTTATTTATATAATTCTGGTCTTTTACTTTTTTATAACCTAATAATATCGCTTTTAATTCGTAAACATTGTATTTTGATCCTAATTATTAAAACTATGTTGTATAAATATATATAACGGGAAGAAAAAAACATATTTCTTATTATCCTCACAAATAAAAAACTGAATAGAGTTAATGCCCAGTGCCAATAAGGATGTTTTCAGTTTTTGAGATTTGCCGTAGGATTTTGAAGTCCTACGTCGTTTCTCTTGTCTTAAACTCTGCCCACAAAG contains:
- a CDS encoding MarR family winged helix-turn-helix transcriptional regulator, yielding MKKRNLLNKYIAMIDRASQGYLDEALKKYELSSGTYPFILALYDNEGINQNALSEYVKVDKALSARAIKKLIELGYVEKIINSKDARAYKLYLTEKAKAVVPEIRKASDGWLHIITNGLTEEEKENAECLLKNMYMNIKESKAKN
- a CDS encoding ferritin-like domain-containing protein — encoded protein: MNKEELKTIKQAIINENEGYEFYKMVSKDTNSEEAKKAFLELAEEELKHVKWLKDLFTKLKDNKMDSIDLKEIQVASPKIFAWGNLDREGASKAVSVFGIGIQMERESVDFYKKAVKDTEVQEAKVIYEELAKWEQSHLEQFYKEYETLMEEWWSEQGFEPF
- a CDS encoding DEAD/DEAH box helicase, which produces MLFENLEIIKPIQKALKEEGYKKTTPIQEKSIPYILDGKDLVGCAQTGTGKTAAFAVPVLQNLSKDKKVNKNPRTIRALVLAPTRELAIQIGESFECYGKYINLKSAVIFGGVSQNPQTKVLREGVDILIATPGRMLDLFNQKYIDLRNIECFVLDEADRMLDMGMIHDVKKIISKLPKGRQNLLFSATMPSEITKLVDSIVKDPIRVEVTPVSSTVDTITQEVYHVRKKQKRSLLKHLLKDESIESALVFSTTKRGANMIAKDLVEAGIEAEAIHGNKSQNARQRALNNFKEGKIRVLVATDIAARGIDVNELSHVFNYNLPDIPETYVHRIGRTGRAGAKGVAISFCDIEETKSLKAIEKLIHKEIPVVEDHPYKIRHINEDEVKKENTKNNSNKRPSSKRQGGNWKYSNNRRKNNSTKQIKK